The DNA sequence GCCCCATACTCGCGGGTCATGAGGATGATCAGGGGGATCACCAGGAGGATCGCGGCCAGGTTGGTCGTCAGGGTCAATCGCGTCCACCCGTAAGCCAGTTGCAGGGCGAAGGGGATGCTCATGATGCCGTTGAGGGACGTGCCCGAAATCAGGATGCTCACGAGGGTCGAGGCCTTCCCGGCGGTGGCCTCGCTCTGCGTCCACAGCAGCAGGATCTCGTAGGAGAACAGGGCGATGACCACCGTGACCGGAAGGATGAGGATGGATACGAACTGGCAGCTTCGGTGATACAGACGCTTCAGGCCTTGCCAGTCCTCGATGGATACCAGTTGCGTGAACCTGGGGTAAATGGCCGAGAAAACCGGGAGGGTCAGAAAGCCGAGCGACGCGGCGACGACACCGGCCAGCATGTAATAGCCGAAGGCCTCCAGGCTCAACATCTTACTCAGGATGATCTTATCCATCTGGGTCAGGGCGATGGCCAGGATCGAGATCCCGCTCATCCCGGCGGCGAATCGCCAAACGCCCAGGAGGAGGTTCTTTCTGAAAACGGCGTGTCGTTCGGTCCGGGGGAGTTGATCCCACAGAAAGTGAGCCAGCAGGCTGGAGTTGAGCAGGCTGACGACGATCTGCCACAAGAAGAACGCCTGGACGGTGGGGGAGATCGCCCAGAGGACCAACAGGGAGCCGGCCCCGCGCAGGGTGCTCACGACGACGACGACGACATTGAGCAAGACCTGACGCTGGAGCCCCTGGAGTCCCCCGGAGTACAGGGCCGCCGGCCACTGGAGGGCCACGGAGCAGCCCATGATCCGGATTGCCTGCTCGACGGACCCGGAAGAAAGGCGGCCGGTCTGAACCCAGTCGTGGGCGATGACGGGGGACAAGCCCACGATGATCACCCCGATGACACCGGCCAGGCTCCAGTAGATGATCTCCATCGACCGGACCAGGTCACGCATTTCCTGGTCCTTTCCCGGGAGAACGGAGAGGCGCGCGATCTCCCGGGTCAGGGTGGCGCTGAGCCCCAGGTCCAGAAAACCGGACAGGGCCTGGAGGATGGTAAAAATCCCGACCAACCCGTAGGATTCCACGCCCATGAACAGGATGTAGAAGGGGACGAAGACCAGCCCCATCAGGGCCTGCCATCCGCTG is a window from the Acidobacteriota bacterium genome containing:
- a CDS encoding oligosaccharide flippase family protein, which translates into the protein MKPMRRNIAANIIGSGWQALMGLVFVPFYILFMGVESYGLVGIFTILQALSGFLDLGLSATLTREIARLSVLPGKDQEMRDLVRSMEIIYWSLAGVIGVIIVGLSPVIAHDWVQTGRLSSGSVEQAIRIMGCSVALQWPAALYSGGLQGLQRQVLLNVVVVVVSTLRGAGSLLVLWAISPTVQAFFLWQIVVSLLNSSLLAHFLWDQLPRTERHAVFRKNLLLGVWRFAAGMSGISILAIALTQMDKIILSKMLSLEAFGYYMLAGVVAASLGFLTLPVFSAIYPRFTQLVSIEDWQGLKRLYHRSCQFVSILILPVTVVIALFSYEILLLWTQSEATAGKASTLVSILISGTSLNGIMSIPFALQLAYGWTRLTLTTNLAAILLVIPLIILMTREYGASGGASVWLMLNVGYVLLTVHWMHRRLLPGEKWRWYRQDVALPLLASLAVAGTGRLVVHAGQSPAILAVGLAGILFLSAAAASFAAPASREWISSRVPALARLKGRR